Within Flavobacterium pisciphilum, the genomic segment GATCGATAAAGCGACATTGGATTATTATATGCGCCTGACCACCTTTTACAGCCAGTTTCGGGCTGTCGGGGTAAATTACAATCAGGTTGTCAAGATTTTATATCAAAAATTTTCCGAAAAGAAAGCTTCAGCCTATCTGTACAAACTCGAAAAGCAGACAATAGAATTAGCTGTTTTATCCAAAAAGATAATACAGATGACAGAGGAATTTGAAGAAAAGCACATTAGAAAACCTTGACATAACAGCGAAATTTCAAAAAATGTAGGTCTACAGACGTGTTTAATTCGCGTCCAATGTATGAAACATGATTTTCAGTGTGCCATATATAAAGAATTGATAAGATACATCGGTAAGATTTTATTAATTGCTGTTATCGAAAAAGCACCTTTCGATTATGTTCTATCCAAGCTTTAATTATTGA encodes:
- the mobA gene encoding conjugal transfer protein MobA; translated protein: MENEEKKNLNKGGRPSKIDPAVHRYSISLTAEENARFLTLFETSGMHVMAHFITACVFQKGIKTVKIDKATLDYYMRLTTFYSQFRAVGVNYNQVVKILYQKFSEKKASAYLYKLEKQTIELAVLSKKIIQMTEEFEEKHIRKP